One Polynucleobacter sp. MG-5-Ahmo-C2 genomic window carries:
- a CDS encoding (2Fe-2S)-binding protein has product MAELNVNGKKYKVDVDPDTPLLWVIREQIGLTGTKYGCGIGACGACTVLFEGQAMRSCSLPVAAAEGKKIETIESLEKSGQLSKVQKAWVDNQVPQCGYCQSGMVMATTALLRNNPKPSDAQIDESITNICRCGTFQQVRAAIHAASKA; this is encoded by the coding sequence ATGGCTGAGTTAAATGTCAATGGCAAGAAATACAAGGTGGACGTTGATCCAGATACCCCATTGTTATGGGTGATTCGTGAACAGATTGGCTTGACCGGCACCAAATATGGTTGCGGCATTGGCGCATGTGGTGCCTGTACGGTTTTATTTGAAGGTCAAGCGATGCGGAGCTGTTCATTGCCAGTTGCAGCAGCAGAGGGTAAGAAAATTGAGACGATTGAGAGCTTAGAAAAGAGCGGTCAACTCTCGAAAGTGCAAAAAGCATGGGTTGATAACCAAGTGCCCCAGTGTGGCTACTGCCAATCTGGCATGGTAATGGCAACAACTGCTTTGTTACGCAACAATCCAAAACCAAGCGATGCGCAAATTGATGAATCCATTACCAATATTTGCCGTTGCGGAACATTCCAACAAGTGCGCGCAGCAATTCATGCTGCTAGCAAGGCATAA
- a CDS encoding CidA/LrgA family protein translates to MISGLVQILLFQSIGELVSKFLLPTLPGPVIGLVLLVLWLVLRKGINTELAMVADGFSQYLGLLFVPAAVGVVLFLPQLQANALAIIGALVGSVILTIGSSALVVRLLSSKDTHD, encoded by the coding sequence ATGATCTCGGGCCTTGTACAAATTCTGCTCTTCCAAAGCATTGGTGAGCTAGTTTCCAAATTTCTATTGCCCACCTTGCCTGGCCCAGTGATTGGACTAGTTCTATTGGTTCTATGGCTAGTTCTACGCAAAGGCATCAATACTGAACTCGCGATGGTCGCAGATGGCTTTAGCCAGTATCTAGGTTTGCTGTTTGTGCCTGCTGCTGTTGGCGTAGTGCTATTTCTGCCTCAATTGCAGGCTAATGCATTGGCCATTATTGGCGCGCTTGTGGGCAGCGTGATTTTGACTATAGGCTCTAGCGCTCTGGTTGTCCGTCTTTTGAGTAGCAAAGATACTCATGACTAA
- a CDS encoding LrgB family protein, with the protein MTKQHSIVEIWVYLSGSPLFALFLTLAAYQVGLTIYKHAKQNPLANPVAIAIILVASMIQFIEMPYSTYFEGAQFIHFLLGSATVSLAIPIYRGLASLKGRSIPLIFSLATGGLISIASAVGIATLLGADSNITGAMYPKSVTAPIAMGIAERIGVSPTLTAIFAVCTGILGAILAPFVLNVLGMKAWWQRGFAIGIGAHGIGTSRAFSIHPEAGTYASLAMGMNGVISAVAIPVIYHLFNQ; encoded by the coding sequence ATGACTAAGCAGCATTCTATTGTTGAGATTTGGGTCTATCTATCTGGCAGCCCACTATTTGCACTCTTTCTGACACTGGCCGCCTATCAGGTGGGGCTGACTATTTATAAGCATGCAAAGCAAAATCCATTGGCCAATCCTGTGGCCATTGCCATTATCTTGGTTGCCAGCATGATTCAGTTCATTGAAATGCCCTACTCCACCTATTTTGAGGGTGCGCAGTTCATTCACTTCCTACTAGGCTCAGCAACCGTTTCTTTAGCGATACCGATTTATCGCGGGCTGGCTAGCCTAAAGGGCCGCTCCATTCCTTTGATTTTTTCTTTAGCAACAGGCGGCTTGATTTCGATAGCGAGCGCTGTTGGCATTGCCACCCTCTTGGGAGCGGATTCTAATATTACTGGGGCTATGTATCCCAAATCAGTCACGGCACCAATTGCCATGGGTATTGCAGAGCGCATTGGTGTATCGCCAACACTAACCGCGATCTTTGCTGTTTGCACCGGAATATTGGGGGCAATCTTGGCGCCCTTTGTTTTGAATGTACTGGGTATGAAGGCGTGGTGGCAAAGAGGTTTTGCGATTGGTATAGGCGCTCATGGCATTGGCACCTCCAGGGCATTTAGCATCCATCCTGAAGCAGGAACTTATGCAAGCCTAGCTATGGGTATGAACGGTGTAATCAGTGCCGTTGCAATACCAGTGATCTATCACTTATTTAATCAGTAG
- a CDS encoding aspartate aminotransferase family protein: MAASGSNNIDMSAYWLPFTPNRYFHQNPKVMQSAKGAYYFDNQGRKLFDGLSGLWCSPLGHADPRIGAAISKQYETMDYCPAFQMASEATFSLATRIAKMAPKGLDKVFFTNSGSEAVDTALKIAIGYHRVMGNASRVRMIGRDRAYHGVGMGGISVGGMVANRKMFTSLMIPGVDHLPHTLNLSQMAFSKGQPTWGAHLADELEKIVALHDANTIAAVILEPVQGSTGVIVPPEGYLQKIREICTKHGILLIFDEVITGFGRLGANFGADRFGVLPDMITFAKAITNGVIPMGGVLVRGDIYDNIIGNGGQEQAIEFFHGYTYSGHPIPTAAAHAVLDIFESDDLVKRAKALEPVLENGLHALKGKAGILDIRNFGLSGAVDLDPVPGKPGLRALKVLEACIERGALVRVAGDCIAVGPPFISTPEEVEFLCSVLGDAVDAAMKVN; the protein is encoded by the coding sequence ATGGCAGCTTCCGGTTCAAACAATATTGATATGTCAGCCTATTGGCTGCCCTTCACTCCCAATCGTTACTTTCATCAAAATCCAAAGGTAATGCAGTCTGCCAAAGGAGCTTACTACTTCGACAATCAAGGGCGTAAGTTGTTTGATGGTCTTTCTGGGCTCTGGTGCTCCCCATTGGGGCATGCTGATCCACGTATTGGTGCAGCAATTAGTAAGCAATATGAAACCATGGACTATTGCCCTGCGTTTCAGATGGCAAGTGAAGCTACTTTTAGTCTCGCAACTCGAATTGCTAAGATGGCGCCTAAGGGACTGGATAAAGTATTTTTCACAAACTCTGGTTCTGAGGCGGTAGACACAGCACTTAAGATTGCCATTGGATATCACCGCGTGATGGGCAATGCTTCCCGAGTTCGCATGATTGGTAGAGATCGCGCATATCACGGCGTAGGAATGGGCGGCATCTCAGTGGGGGGCATGGTTGCCAATCGTAAAATGTTTACGAGCCTAATGATTCCTGGCGTTGATCATTTGCCGCACACCTTAAATCTTTCTCAAATGGCCTTTTCAAAAGGGCAGCCCACTTGGGGCGCTCATCTGGCGGATGAATTAGAAAAGATCGTCGCTTTGCATGATGCCAATACGATTGCCGCAGTGATTTTGGAGCCGGTACAAGGTTCAACCGGTGTGATCGTGCCACCAGAAGGTTACTTGCAAAAGATTCGCGAGATTTGTACGAAGCACGGCATCCTTTTAATTTTTGATGAAGTCATTACTGGCTTTGGTCGCTTAGGCGCTAACTTTGGAGCCGATCGTTTTGGTGTGCTGCCAGACATGATCACTTTTGCCAAAGCAATTACCAATGGCGTGATCCCCATGGGCGGCGTACTTGTGCGAGGCGATATTTATGACAATATCATCGGCAATGGTGGGCAAGAACAAGCGATTGAGTTCTTTCATGGTTACACCTATTCAGGCCATCCAATACCAACTGCAGCAGCCCATGCAGTCCTCGATATTTTTGAATCAGATGACTTAGTCAAGCGCGCCAAAGCGTTAGAACCAGTTCTCGAGAATGGCCTACATGCCCTAAAGGGTAAGGCAGGAATATTAGATATCCGAAACTTTGGTTTATCTGGCGCGGTCGATCTAGACCCTGTACCAGGAAAGCCTGGCCTACGTGCTTTAAAAGTTCTAGAGGCTTGCATCGAACGCGGAGCACTTGTGCGTGTAGCGGGTGACTGCATTGCAGTAGGTCCCCCATTTATTTCAACACCAGAAGAAGTCGAGTTCTTGTGCAGCGTGCTGGGTGATGCAGTAGATGCTGCGATGAAAGTGAATTAA